The following are from one region of the Klebsiella aerogenes genome:
- a CDS encoding N-acetylmuramoyl-L-alanine amidase produces MVLLGKRIVQITLVALLLTGCAPEQGIIDKKGYQLDTRHPAQAAYPRIKVLVIHYTADNFDVSLATLTDKEVSSHYLIPAQPPLHHGKPRIWQLVPEDDLAWHAGISFWRGSTRINDTSIGIELENRGWQKTAGTKSFTPFNPAQIDALIPLAKDIIARYHIQPQNVVAHADIAPQRKDDPGPLFPWQALAQQGIGAWPDDARVAFYLQGRPGWQPVDSGELLDLLSRYGYQVTPEMTPAQQKRVIMVFQMHFRPARWDGVADAQTQAIAEALLEKYGQG; encoded by the coding sequence ATGGTCTTATTAGGAAAACGGATTGTTCAAATTACGCTTGTCGCTCTGTTGCTGACAGGGTGCGCGCCGGAGCAGGGCATTATCGATAAAAAAGGCTATCAACTGGATACGCGTCATCCGGCGCAGGCGGCCTATCCGCGTATTAAAGTTCTGGTTATCCACTATACCGCCGATAATTTCGATGTCTCGCTGGCGACTCTGACCGATAAAGAAGTGAGCTCGCACTATTTAATCCCGGCGCAACCGCCGCTGCATCATGGCAAACCGCGGATCTGGCAACTGGTGCCGGAAGACGATCTGGCCTGGCATGCTGGCATCAGCTTCTGGCGCGGCAGCACGCGTATCAACGACACCTCGATCGGTATTGAACTTGAAAACCGCGGCTGGCAAAAAACCGCAGGGACGAAAAGTTTTACCCCATTCAATCCAGCGCAGATTGACGCGCTTATTCCACTGGCGAAAGATATCATCGCCCGCTATCACATCCAGCCGCAAAACGTTGTCGCCCATGCCGATATCGCACCACAGCGCAAGGACGACCCGGGGCCGTTGTTCCCGTGGCAGGCGCTGGCGCAGCAGGGGATCGGCGCCTGGCCGGATGATGCGCGAGTCGCCTTTTATTTACAGGGCCGCCCTGGCTGGCAGCCGGTTGATAGCGGCGAACTGCTGGACCTGCTGTCGCGCTACGGCTATCAGGTCACGCCGGAGATGACGCCAGCGCAGCAAAAACGGGTGATTATGGTTTTCCAGATGCACTTCAGGCCAGCGCGTTGGGACGGCGTAGCCGATGCGCAAACGCAGGCGATCGCCGAGGCGTTGCTGGAAAAATATGGACAGGGGTGA
- a CDS encoding membrane-associated sensor domain-containing protein, translating into MLTDERLNPRKDRAMLWANRENVQKHALSRSMPWLAFVNISFALMIVFRNVLFTEFDQQSLISDQIVPWMEIALGAIIFFSLALSVMVISGRILSGIYAKKVITAILLILSLCWSFSSYCFVLFWSLPFAWPLLVVLMTTGLAALYYFPTGIAVYILPLWITSLLAGVQIHHGVDLRFLILWGIFTAIMVYGRQILQRWYDEAWRTHQENMQLINRLESMANQDALTATANRRALDNFLAQAWASKERLALIILDVDFFKRYNDHYGHQAGDDCLARIASLLKRSVRAQDDMVARYGGEEFVIVLPLQSLENATAVAQRIQKKINEAALPHAQSDVGPLVTVSMGIVASDGRVPASELIAQADAALYKAKREGRNRWSY; encoded by the coding sequence ATGTTGACAGATGAACGGCTTAATCCGCGCAAGGATCGTGCAATGCTTTGGGCCAATCGCGAAAATGTCCAAAAACATGCGCTTTCGCGTAGCATGCCGTGGCTGGCGTTCGTCAATATCTCCTTTGCCTTAATGATTGTCTTTCGCAATGTTCTCTTTACCGAATTTGATCAGCAATCGTTAATTAGCGACCAGATTGTTCCCTGGATGGAGATCGCGCTTGGCGCAATTATCTTTTTTTCTCTGGCGCTCAGCGTTATGGTTATCTCCGGCAGAATTTTAAGCGGTATTTATGCTAAAAAAGTGATTACCGCTATTCTGTTGATCCTCAGCTTATGTTGGTCCTTCAGCAGTTACTGCTTCGTACTTTTCTGGTCGCTGCCGTTTGCCTGGCCGCTGTTGGTTGTTTTAATGACCACCGGTCTTGCCGCGCTGTATTATTTTCCGACGGGAATTGCCGTTTACATTTTACCGCTGTGGATCACTTCGCTACTGGCTGGCGTACAAATTCACCATGGCGTCGATTTACGCTTCCTGATCCTCTGGGGAATATTCACCGCCATCATGGTGTACGGTCGTCAGATATTACAGCGCTGGTATGATGAGGCCTGGAGAACCCACCAGGAAAATATGCAGCTTATTAACCGCCTGGAAAGTATGGCTAATCAGGATGCCTTGACCGCGACGGCGAATCGCCGCGCGCTGGACAACTTTTTAGCTCAGGCCTGGGCGAGCAAAGAGCGACTCGCGCTGATTATTCTCGATGTCGATTTCTTTAAACGCTATAACGATCATTACGGCCATCAGGCCGGAGATGATTGCCTCGCTCGTATCGCATCGCTGCTGAAGAGGTCGGTTCGCGCGCAGGACGATATGGTCGCGCGCTATGGCGGCGAGGAGTTTGTGATTGTCTTACCGCTACAGTCGTTAGAAAACGCCACCGCGGTGGCGCAACGGATCCAGAAAAAGATTAACGAAGCGGCGCTGCCGCATGCCCAATCGGATGTTGGGCCACTGGTCACTGTCAGTATGGGGATTGTCGCCTCGGATGGGCGCGTTCCGGCTTCAGAATTAATCGCGCAAGCGGATGCGGCGTTGTATAAAGCCAAGAGGGAAGGACGTAATCGATGGTCTTATTAG